From a region of the Candidatus Azobacteroides pseudotrichonymphae genomovar. CFP2 genome:
- a CDS encoding ribose-phosphate pyrophosphokinase, translated as MDTKISYKVFSGTKSRYLAEKICKNLNCPLGQMNIEHFADGEFAISYEESIRGFHVFLIQSTFPGTDNLMELLLMIDAAKRASAKSIIAVVPYFGWARQDRKDKPRVAVGAKLVADLLSVAGINRLITMDLHADQIQGFFNVPVDHLYASTILIDEIKTWNLANPTIATPDVGGTKRANSYAKHLDVPMVICYKLRKKANEVSDMKIIGDIKGMDVILIDDMVDTAGTITKAADLMIAEGANSVRAIASHPVMSDPASIRIDHSALTGIIFTDTIPYSQKSKKVKIISISELFATAIIRVCNNASISSLYLL; from the coding sequence ATGGATACGAAAATTTCCTATAAAGTATTTTCGGGAACAAAATCCCGCTATCTAGCGGAAAAAATTTGTAAGAATTTAAATTGCCCTCTTGGGCAAATGAATATTGAGCATTTTGCTGATGGTGAATTTGCTATTTCCTATGAGGAATCTATTCGTGGATTTCATGTATTTCTTATCCAATCTACTTTTCCAGGGACAGATAATTTAATGGAACTCCTTTTGATGATTGATGCGGCTAAAAGAGCATCAGCAAAATCTATTATAGCTGTTGTTCCTTATTTTGGTTGGGCACGCCAAGATAGAAAGGACAAGCCACGTGTTGCTGTTGGGGCTAAGTTGGTCGCTGATTTATTAAGTGTGGCTGGAATTAACCGATTAATTACAATGGATTTACATGCTGATCAAATACAAGGGTTTTTCAATGTACCAGTAGATCACTTATATGCTTCTACTATATTGATAGATGAAATTAAAACATGGAATTTGGCAAATCCGACTATTGCTACTCCTGATGTTGGTGGAACAAAAAGAGCTAATTCCTATGCTAAGCATCTAGATGTACCAATGGTTATCTGTTATAAATTGCGTAAAAAAGCTAATGAAGTATCAGATATGAAGATTATTGGAGACATAAAAGGGATGGATGTGATTTTGATAGATGATATGGTAGATACTGCCGGGACGATTACTAAAGCTGCCGATTTAATGATAGCAGAAGGTGCTAATTCTGTTAGGGCTATTGCTTCACATCCAGTGATGTCTGACCCTGCTTCTATTCGTATAGATCATTCTGCATTAACAGGTATTATTTTTACCGATACTATCCCTTATTCTCAAAAAAGCAAAAAGGTAAAAATTATTTCCATATCTGAATTATTTGCAACTGCAATTATTCGTGTTTGTAATAATGCTTCTATTAGTTCTCTTTATCTATTGTGA